The following are encoded together in the Candidatus Tumulicola sp. genome:
- a CDS encoding LptF/LptG family permease, with the protein MATLTRPQPMPRVRAAWPRLRLLDSYLLREMVGPFLFAFGAFLLFWALNIFFLAADYIINQHAPFFLVLRFVVFRIPQAIPMAFPFACLFAALLAMGRVMGDNEVTALRTAGISVMRIAVAPLAFGFFMFLVCYATNEWVEPPSVELSTRTFYQIIYHTASLPVEPQFFRKDQDTGNVFYVSQVAPDNHTMIGVQIFKPAKYGPWNETLQARTASVNGSTLVLHDVIDTRFNNDGYMTSQQKVKDISIGLPLGETASQFVSNVNNDPWTMSSKSLKTQVNALQSQGIGGTALGTLQVNLANKLAWPFACFIGVVLAVPVALRFGKRGRTLGIALAIILFFVYYLMTSAAAAFGRNGAINPFIAAWVPNVIMGVTGTVLLWMEER; encoded by the coding sequence ATGGCGACCCTAACCCGACCTCAGCCGATGCCGCGAGTTCGTGCGGCGTGGCCGCGCCTGCGTCTACTCGACAGCTACTTGCTGCGCGAGATGGTTGGGCCGTTCTTGTTTGCGTTCGGCGCGTTCTTGTTGTTCTGGGCGCTCAACATTTTCTTCTTGGCGGCCGACTACATTATCAATCAGCACGCACCGTTCTTCTTGGTGTTGCGGTTTGTGGTGTTCCGTATCCCGCAAGCGATTCCGATGGCGTTTCCGTTCGCATGTTTGTTCGCAGCGTTGCTGGCGATGGGCCGAGTGATGGGCGACAACGAAGTGACGGCGCTGCGCACCGCAGGCATCTCGGTCATGCGAATCGCAGTCGCGCCGCTCGCCTTCGGCTTTTTCATGTTCCTGGTTTGTTACGCAACGAACGAGTGGGTCGAACCGCCGTCGGTCGAGCTATCGACGCGGACGTTCTATCAGATCATCTACCATACGGCGTCGCTTCCGGTCGAACCGCAGTTCTTCCGCAAAGATCAGGACACCGGCAACGTCTTCTATGTGAGTCAAGTGGCTCCCGACAACCATACGATGATCGGCGTGCAAATTTTCAAGCCGGCCAAGTACGGTCCGTGGAACGAAACGCTGCAAGCGCGCACAGCGTCGGTCAATGGAAGTACGCTAGTCTTGCATGACGTGATCGATACGCGCTTTAACAACGACGGCTACATGACGAGCCAGCAAAAGGTCAAGGACATTTCGATCGGCTTACCGCTGGGCGAAACGGCGTCACAATTCGTCAGCAACGTCAACAACGACCCGTGGACGATGAGCAGCAAGTCGTTGAAAACGCAGGTCAACGCGCTGCAATCGCAGGGCATCGGTGGAACCGCCCTCGGCACGCTGCAAGTGAATCTCGCGAACAAGCTGGCTTGGCCGTTCGCATGTTTCATCGGCGTCGTCCTCGCCGTCCCCGTCGCCCTACGATTTGGCAAGCGCGGCCGTACGCTCGGCATCGCGCTGGCGATTATTCTCTTCTTCGTCTACTACCTCATGACGTCGGCGGCGGCCGCCTTCGGTCGCAACGGTGCGATCAATCCGTTTATTGCGGCCTGGGTTCCCAACGTCATCATGGGAGTTACCGGCACGGTACTACTGTGGATGGAAGAACGCTAA